The Polypterus senegalus isolate Bchr_013 chromosome 1, ASM1683550v1, whole genome shotgun sequence genome includes a window with the following:
- the ube2d1b gene encoding ubiquitin-conjugating enzyme E2 D1b produces MALKRIQKELNDLQRDPPAQCSAGPVGDDLFHWQATIMGPSDSAYQGGVFFLTIHFPTDYPFKPPKVAFTTKIYHPNINSNGSICLDILRSQWSPALTVSKVLLSICSLLCDPNPDDPLVPDIAHIYKSDKEKYNRLAREWTQKYAM; encoded by the exons ATGGCGTTGAAAAGAATACAGAAG GAGTTGAATGATTTGCAACGTGATCCACCAGCACAGTGTTCAGCAGGACCAGTGGGAGATGACT tgTTTCACTGGCAAGCAACAATTATGGGACCG agtgataGTGCCTATCAAGGAGGAGTGTTTTTTTTGACAATACATTTTCCAACGGATTATCCTTTTAAACCTCCAAAG GTAGCTTTCACAACAAAAATATACCACCCTAACATAAACAGTAATGGAAGTATTTGTTTGGATATTTTGAGATCACAGTGGTCACCTGCATTAACAGTATCAAAAG ttttATTGTCCATATGTTCGTTGCTTTGTGATCCCAACCCAGATGACCCCTTAGTACCAGATATAGCACACATTTACAAATCAGATAAAGAAAA ATATAACAGACTAGCAAGAGAATGGACCCAAAAGTATGCAATGTAA
- the cisd1 gene encoding CDGSH iron-sulfur domain-containing protein 1, which translates to MVARSLSKAEWIATVSLAAGAAAVGYLVYKHCLSKKRCKSCVNLDIQKEIPKIVHAFDIEDLGEKTVYCRCWRSKKFPFCDGSHTKHNEENEDNVGPLLITRKEV; encoded by the exons ATGGTAGCTAGATCTTTATCAAAAG CTGAATGGATAGCCACGGTCTCACTGGCTGCAGGAGCTGCTGCCGTTGGCTACTTGGTCTATAAAcactgtctttccaaaaaaaGATGCAAGTCATGTGTCAACCTTGACATCCAGAAGGAGATCCCAAAGATTGTCCATGCTTTTGACATTGAAGACTTGGGAGAGAAGACTGTATACTGTCGATGCTGGAGATCGAAAAAG TTTCCTTTTTGTGATGGCTCCCATACAAAGCacaatgaagagaatgaagataATGTTGGTCCATTGCTAATTACAAGAAAAGAAGTTTAA